The Arthrobacter sp. OAP107 DNA segment CCGAGGCGGACCCACCAGCACCGACAACGGCGTCCTCCTCTGCACCCACCACCACCACCTGATCCACAAGGAACAGTGGAAAATCCACCTCAAAAACGGCATCCCCTGGTTCATACCCCCACCCCACATCGACCCCCGCCAACAACCCCGACAAAACCACCACCACAAAACATGAACCCGAGACCGCAAGCGGGCCGGGGCCGGCCGCACGAGGAACGCCAGCGTCGGCGGGACACAAGAGGAGCGTCAGCGCGGGAAAGCCACGCCCGGCGTCGACGAGCCAACACGGTCCGTGCAGCCGACCCGCGGGCTCGGACCGACAGCCGGAAGTTGCCAGGATGTTGGTAGATCCAGCCGTGCCATGGTCTGCCGGCGCCGAGGATTCCTGGCTTCGGCCTCAAAATAGAACCGCCCAGCCCCAATTCGGGACCAGGCGGTTCGGTGAAACAAAAACCAGAGGCTGCTATGCGTCCTGCCAGCCGCTGCCTTGCGTGAACGTGGCAACCAGGGTGCCCACGCCGGCCTGCAGCGAGTTCGAGGGGTCCTCGTACAGGGACGCCTCCGTCGCACGGCTGTGGGTGATGAGCTGCTCGGCTTCGAGTTTCGCCTCCGGCACGGTGGCACCGATGATGCCCGTGCGGGCAGGAAGCTCGGGAGTGTGCACTACGTCGGCATTGGTCTCCGAGAGCGGGATGGTGGTTCCCGGTCGAATCTCGTCGTGCGGGAACTCGAATTCGGCGTCGTCGGGGGCAGCGGGAATCGTGTACTCCAGGAAGTAGTTCATGCCCCCAGCCTTGCAGATAACCGCCATGCCAGAAACCCCGCTCGCCGCCCGCGGGCACAAAAGCTCACCGCCCGCTCAACCGGAACGCGAGCGCAAGAGCGGTCCTTCCTACCGTCCTGCTGCGTATCCCTGCGCTCCCCGCGGATTCGCGGCAGCCTGCAGCACGCCGGTCCTGGGATCGCGTACGACGGCGGACAGCCGCCCCAGCGTCCAGTCGCCTGCCCGGGTGATCCGGTGTCCCCGCCCTTCGAGCCCGGCGATAACGTCATCGCCCAACCGATCCTCGACGACGGCACCGCCAGGCTGCCATGTGCGCGGCCAGAAAGACCCGGGCATCGACGTCGTATGAAACGCCGGCGCATCGATGGCCTGTTGGGGCGAGTACCCGCCGACGATCGTCCGCAGCAGGTACAGCAACTGCCACTGGTCCTGATGGTCGCCGCCGGGCGAGCCGAGCGCGGAAACAGCAACGCCATCGCGCAGCACCAGCGTCGGCGTCAGGGTGGTCCGGGGCCGTTTGCCCGGCGTCAGCGTGGACGGCGTTCCGGGCTCCAGCCACGTCATTTGCAGCCGGGTGCCCAGGCAGAAGCCAAGCTCAGGAATCGCCGGCGACGACTGCAGCCAGCCACCGGACGGCGTGGCCGAAACCATGTTGCCCCAGCGGTCCACAACATCAATGTGGCAGGTGTCGCCGCGGGTCTCCCCGTTGGACGCCACAGTGGGCTCGCCTCGTGCGGGTTCACCAGCTGCGGGCCCGCCTGGTGCGGGTTCACCGATCGTAGGCTCGCCCACACCCACGGCAGCCGCGGAATGTGCGCCGCCGGAAGCGGCACCACCCCCCAAGGCGCGTGACCCGCCGTCGTTCGGCAGCGCAGGCGGGACATACTCCGTCCGCAGCGCAGGGACGTACGGCTCACGCCCCGGAACCGAACCCGGACGGAACTCGTGCGATGCCTCATCCGTGATCAGATCCCGCCGCGACGCCGCGTACTCTTCGGACAACAGGTAGCCGAGGGGGACGTCCGCATCGCCGTAGTACGCCTCCCGGTCCGCCAGAGCGAGCTTCTGGGCCTCCAAAATGGTGTGCGCCCCCAGCTCGGTGGACGGGTCGAGGTGGTCGTCATCAAAGCCGGCCAGGATCGCAAGCGTCTGAAGCAGTGCCGGCCCCTGCCCCCACGGGCCGGTCTTGGCGATGGTGTGCCCGCGGAACTCGAAGGTGGCTGCGTCCTCATACGACGCGCGGAACCCCGCCATGTCGGCCATCGTCATCACGCCACGGTGGTCGGTACCGGACGAGTGCCGGTGCGGTGTCCGGACGCTTTCGGCCACCGCACGGGCCACGAAGCCTTCGCTCCACTCCCTGCGGGCGGCGTCGATGCGCTCCTCGCGCGTGTGCGCCGGCTGCGCCGCGAATGCCTCGCCGAGGCCGGCACCGGCCTGCACCAGTTTCTGCAGCGTGCGGGCAAGCGCCGGATTCCGGACCAGCTCGCCCTCCTTCGGGATGCGTCCCTCCGGCATCCACAGTTCGGCCGAAGTGGGCCAATGCTCGCGGAACAGCCCCGCCACCGCCGAGATCGTGCTGCCGACACGTGCCAGCACCGGATGGCCGTCGCGCGCATACCGGATGGCGAAATCCAGGACTTCCGCCAGTTCCCATGTTCCGTGATCCCGCAGCAGCAACAGCCAGGCGTCGACGGCGCCGGGAACCGCCGCGGCGAGCGCCCCTGATCCGGGCACCAGTTCCAGGCCCTCGGCGCGGAAGTGCTGACCCGTCGCGCCCGCCGGGGCCGGGCCTTGGCCCATCAGGACCACAGGTTTCCCAGGCTCCTCCGCCGTGCTGAAGACGCCGGTCATGTCGCCGCCGGGCCCGTTGAGGTGCGGTTCCACCACATGCAGCACGAACGCGGCCGCCGTTGCCGCGTCGAAGGCGTTGCCGCCCCGCTCCAGCACCGCCTGCGCGGTGCCGGTAGCGAGCCAATGGGTCGTAGCGGACATGCCGAACGTGCCCTGCAGCGTAGGACGGGTGGTGAAAGTCTCCGGCCTCGTAAAACTCATACGGGCTACTGTAGTCACCGGTTTCCGGCCGTTCCGGGATACGGCGCCCGCGACACGCTCCGCCTATGGCGGGAGCCTGCTTGCCTCGCTTAGCCTATTTCCCCAGACCGGCCCGCCGCAGAGCCTCGGCCATGGCAGTATCCGCTGGAGCTGGACGCTGGCCAGACTGCTTCGGCTGCCGCCTTGCGTTGTTGCGCTCTGCGGCCGGCTGACCTGAATCGCTCCCCTGGCGCGCCC contains these protein-coding regions:
- a CDS encoding gamma-glutamyltransferase, which translates into the protein MSFTRPETFTTRPTLQGTFGMSATTHWLATGTAQAVLERGGNAFDAATAAAFVLHVVEPHLNGPGGDMTGVFSTAEEPGKPVVLMGQGPAPAGATGQHFRAEGLELVPGSGALAAAVPGAVDAWLLLLRDHGTWELAEVLDFAIRYARDGHPVLARVGSTISAVAGLFREHWPTSAELWMPEGRIPKEGELVRNPALARTLQKLVQAGAGLGEAFAAQPAHTREERIDAARREWSEGFVARAVAESVRTPHRHSSGTDHRGVMTMADMAGFRASYEDAATFEFRGHTIAKTGPWGQGPALLQTLAILAGFDDDHLDPSTELGAHTILEAQKLALADREAYYGDADVPLGYLLSEEYAASRRDLITDEASHEFRPGSVPGREPYVPALRTEYVPPALPNDGGSRALGGGAASGGAHSAAAVGVGEPTIGEPAPGGPAAGEPARGEPTVASNGETRGDTCHIDVVDRWGNMVSATPSGGWLQSSPAIPELGFCLGTRLQMTWLEPGTPSTLTPGKRPRTTLTPTLVLRDGVAVSALGSPGGDHQDQWQLLYLLRTIVGGYSPQQAIDAPAFHTTSMPGSFWPRTWQPGGAVVEDRLGDDVIAGLEGRGHRITRAGDWTLGRLSAVVRDPRTGVLQAAANPRGAQGYAAGR